From a single Oceanobacillus kimchii X50 genomic region:
- a CDS encoding YigZ family protein gives MLNTYYTVKQQGMDEITIQKSRFIGYVKRVETEEEAQEFIQEIKKKHYNATHNCSAYMIGENDHIQKANDDGEPSGTAGVPILEVLKKKGLKDTAVVITRYFGGIKLGAGGLIRAYGSTTSQAIKTTGIVKRQLMQGISVKVEYTLLGKLENELRQSTEFILDDIRYLENVEFIVFVKQGEESQLLSWITDITNDQAIIELRDTKYMEIDVEDTAS, from the coding sequence ATGTTAAATACTTATTATACCGTAAAACAACAAGGAATGGATGAAATAACTATTCAAAAATCTCGATTTATTGGATATGTCAAACGTGTGGAAACAGAAGAGGAAGCGCAAGAATTTATTCAAGAAATTAAAAAAAAACATTATAATGCAACACATAACTGTTCGGCATATATGATTGGAGAAAATGATCACATTCAAAAAGCAAATGATGATGGTGAGCCTAGTGGAACAGCTGGAGTCCCGATATTAGAGGTACTAAAGAAAAAGGGCTTAAAAGACACCGCAGTAGTAATAACTCGTTATTTTGGAGGGATAAAATTAGGAGCTGGTGGTCTAATTCGTGCTTATGGAAGTACTACTTCTCAAGCAATCAAAACTACCGGAATTGTAAAACGTCAACTAATGCAAGGTATCTCTGTAAAGGTTGAATATACTTTACTCGGTAAATTAGAGAATGAATTAAGACAGTCTACCGAATTTATATTGGATGATATTCGTTATCTGGAAAATGTGGAGTTTATTGTATTTGTTAAACAAGGAGAAGAATCTCAACTTCTTTCTTGGATTACTGATATAACAAATGACCAAGCAATAATTGAATTACGAGATACAAAATATATGGAGATTGATGTGGAAGATACTGCTTCCTGA
- a CDS encoding TasA family protein — translation MKKILLLIVCLGITVSLIFPYHSHADTDNSNAHEIELSITPDDFLFNIENMKPGDWAPRTLTINNSGSSEFEYQMSVENNGNDKLFNELLLLIEDVDQNKLYDGKISEFSSIPSRYLDAENHEDLHITVTFPEHLGNEFQGVSSSFSFIFYAEGDTIQGNKDNDVAEVSGLVDNDNGDSNNQLLPNTATSIFSILLLGLLIVSVGLFVVIWQKYKSIPK, via the coding sequence ATGAAGAAAATTTTACTGCTTATTGTCTGTCTTGGTATTACCGTATCGTTAATATTTCCCTATCATTCTCATGCTGATACTGATAATTCAAATGCGCACGAAATTGAATTATCCATAACACCTGATGACTTCCTATTTAATATTGAAAATATGAAACCTGGTGATTGGGCACCAAGAACGCTAACGATTAATAACTCAGGGAGTAGCGAATTTGAATATCAAATGTCTGTCGAAAATAATGGTAATGATAAGTTGTTTAATGAGCTTTTGTTATTAATTGAAGATGTTGATCAGAACAAATTATATGATGGAAAGATTTCTGAGTTTTCTTCAATACCTTCAAGATATTTAGATGCAGAAAATCATGAAGATTTACACATCACAGTAACTTTTCCTGAACATTTAGGTAATGAGTTTCAAGGTGTATCTAGCTCTTTTTCATTTATCTTCTATGCAGAAGGAGACACCATTCAAGGAAATAAAGACAACGATGTGGCTGAAGTTTCGGGCTTAGTTGATAACGATAATGGAGATTCCAATAATCAATTGCTCCCAAACACGGCTACTTCCATATTCTCAATATTACTATTAGGACTTTTGATTGTATCTGTTGGATTGTTCGTAGTAATTTGGCAAAAATACAAGTCTATTCCTAAATAA
- the sipW gene encoding signal peptidase I SipW, protein MRITKKKLLKWGSNLISFVLFFGLVAMATIVITTKASGGEPELFGYQFKTVLSGSMEPDIQTGSVIAVETGGDTTRFQEGDVITFMEEDSKLVTHRVTEVLNNGEHIMYQTKGDNNNAADVNPVFAENVIAEYTGFTIPYLGYLVSFAQTQNGAFLLLIPGVLLLGYAVITIWQGLRELERHQKALHDNKEDKQIAT, encoded by the coding sequence ATGAGAATAACAAAAAAAAAGCTACTAAAATGGGGAAGTAATCTAATATCATTTGTACTTTTCTTTGGATTAGTTGCGATGGCAACTATTGTTATTACAACGAAAGCAAGTGGCGGAGAACCAGAATTATTTGGTTATCAGTTCAAGACTGTATTATCTGGTTCCATGGAGCCGGATATTCAAACAGGATCTGTCATTGCTGTAGAAACTGGTGGGGATACGACTCGTTTTCAAGAAGGTGATGTCATCACATTTATGGAAGAGGATTCAAAACTTGTCACTCACCGGGTTACAGAAGTATTGAACAATGGAGAACACATCATGTACCAAACAAAAGGAGATAACAATAACGCAGCAGATGTTAATCCTGTTTTTGCAGAAAATGTTATCGCTGAATATACAGGTTTTACAATACCGTATTTAGGATATCTCGTAAGCTTCGCACAAACGCAAAATGGAGCTTTTCTGTTGCTAATACCAGGTGTATTGCTTTTGGGGTATGCTGTGATTACCATTTGGCAGGGATTACGTGAATTAGAAAGACATCAGAAAGCATTGCACGATAATAAAGAAGATAAACAAATCGCCACATGA
- the tapA gene encoding amyloid fiber anchoring/assembly protein TapA yields the protein MKRVRKFKSKKKSIFILKLVGILYVAIACLSMITTTGTASFFSERNQDGYVRAGVWWDGSELVFTEKGTDPITSCGVQTLQAKVKNIGKDMKQSTTYEVYFSKNGDPAKGEKISTKELAPLKSGKQATLKFDVAKNGSYQFRVLQHPEFKNDGKQHDEWSKKILIKCKSNKQEKEDTAENENQKEEKVENGSKENNNVEKNTKGNVDNTEEQKLEENSNNNDQAEIEDIETVPETNIEDEEKVEQSEAEKTGESEESNQ from the coding sequence ATGAAGCGAGTTCGTAAGTTTAAATCAAAGAAGAAAAGTATATTTATACTTAAATTAGTTGGCATATTATACGTAGCAATTGCCTGTTTATCTATGATTACTACAACTGGAACAGCCTCGTTTTTTTCAGAGAGAAATCAAGATGGGTATGTGCGAGCGGGAGTTTGGTGGGATGGAAGTGAACTTGTATTCACTGAAAAAGGAACTGATCCAATTACTAGTTGTGGTGTGCAAACTCTCCAGGCGAAAGTGAAAAATATTGGAAAAGATATGAAACAGTCAACTACTTATGAAGTGTATTTTAGTAAAAACGGTGATCCAGCAAAGGGAGAAAAAATAAGTACAAAAGAATTAGCCCCTCTTAAATCTGGAAAACAAGCTACATTAAAATTTGATGTTGCTAAAAATGGTTCTTATCAATTTCGAGTACTCCAACATCCTGAATTTAAAAATGACGGAAAACAGCATGATGAATGGAGTAAAAAGATTTTGATTAAGTGTAAATCCAACAAGCAAGAAAAAGAAGATACAGCTGAGAATGAAAATCAAAAAGAAGAGAAAGTAGAGAACGGTAGCAAAGAGAACAATAATGTGGAAAAGAATACGAAGGGTAATGTTGATAATACAGAAGAACAAAAGTTAGAAGAAAATTCAAATAATAATGATCAAGCTGAAATTGAAGATATAGAAACTGTACCTGAAACGAATATAGAGGATGAAGAAAAAGTAGAACAATCAGAAGCTGAAAAAACGGGTGAAAGCGAGGAGAGCAATCAATGA
- a CDS encoding VanZ family protein, with the protein MRLKLLYWLLPIMWMLVIFISSATPYENQDVKPLLSGLDLRFLSPYLSWIEFTYHSSIVSVKTLGIEGFIEFFIRKSAHVGVFFVLTCLFFISFIKNTQWKRSKIYIWSITLTALYAVADELHQGITPNRTPYVGDVILDILGGSLALIVIAMIFQITKKV; encoded by the coding sequence ATGCGCTTAAAATTATTATATTGGCTATTACCAATTATGTGGATGTTAGTAATTTTTATTTCATCTGCTACGCCATATGAGAACCAAGATGTAAAACCTTTATTAAGTGGGTTAGACTTACGATTTTTATCTCCATATTTATCTTGGATTGAATTTACGTATCATTCATCTATTGTAAGTGTAAAAACATTGGGAATAGAGGGTTTTATTGAATTCTTTATAAGAAAGAGTGCTCATGTCGGCGTATTTTTTGTATTAACATGTTTATTTTTCATATCTTTTATAAAGAACACGCAATGGAAGAGAAGTAAAATATATATTTGGTCTATTACTCTTACTGCTCTATATGCTGTTGCTGATGAACTTCATCAGGGAATTACTCCAAATCGAACTCCATATGTCGGAGATGTAATCTTAGATATATTGGGAGGAAGTCTAGCATTAATTGTAATTGCTATGATTTTTCAGATTACAAAAAAAGTATAG
- a CDS encoding anti-repressor SinI family protein has product MDKTLHSVKVDQEWVRLIKQAKELGLTIEEIRQFIMITGQKL; this is encoded by the coding sequence GTGGATAAAACATTACATTCTGTTAAGGTTGATCAAGAGTGGGTACGTTTAATTAAACAAGCGAAAGAATTGGGACTTACAATTGAAGAAATAAGACAGTTCATAATGATTACGGGACAAAAGTTATAA
- a CDS encoding helix-turn-helix domain-containing protein, translated as MIGKKIKQLRQERRMSISELAERAGVAKSYLSSIERNLQSNPSIQFIEKISNVLGVSVNEIILEDNNEEVDLDEEWMQIVQEAMKSGVSKEQFKEYLEFNKWRQKKNH; from the coding sequence TTGATCGGCAAGAAAATAAAACAACTTCGCCAAGAAAGAAGAATGTCCATTTCCGAATTAGCAGAAAGAGCAGGAGTCGCTAAATCATATCTAAGTTCGATTGAGCGTAACCTTCAATCTAATCCTTCTATTCAATTTATTGAAAAAATCAGTAATGTGTTAGGCGTTAGTGTAAATGAAATAATCTTAGAAGATAATAATGAGGAAGTTGACCTTGATGAAGAATGGATGCAAATAGTTCAAGAAGCGATGAAATCTGGGGTATCAAAAGAGCAATTTAAAGAATACCTTGAATTTAATAAATGGCGTCAAAAAAAAAATCATTAG
- a CDS encoding sensor histidine kinase produces the protein MAIKISDKALDYVVNEMVDVVENSKDEIFNISEEARKEHEHLVRELKLTKEKVLRHIQNGDQLEERVRFSRKRLAEVSKYFEKYSEDEIREVYENTHLMQTKLAILRQEEKSLREKRDELERRLIGLSHTINRAENLAGKIAVILNYLQDDFRQVNEMIENAKEKQEFGLKIIEAQEEERRKLSREIHDGPAQMLANMLLRSEILERTIKKGTHEQAIEEIRSVRTMVRSSLYEVRRIIYDLRPMALDDLGLIPTIRKYVESISEYHSITINFNVIGEEKRLNQKYEIALFRLMQESIQNAIKHSEAALIQVKLEIRREDLTLIVKDEGKGFDQNEKNDKSFGLIGMRERVEMLEGELNIKSTIGKGTSIIIKVPYSPS, from the coding sequence ATGGCAATAAAAATAAGTGATAAAGCTTTGGATTATGTGGTTAATGAAATGGTTGATGTAGTTGAAAACAGTAAAGATGAAATTTTTAATATAAGTGAAGAAGCCAGAAAAGAGCATGAACATTTAGTTCGAGAGCTTAAATTAACCAAAGAAAAAGTTTTACGCCATATTCAAAATGGTGACCAACTGGAAGAAAGAGTTCGATTTTCTCGTAAGCGATTAGCTGAAGTCAGTAAATATTTTGAAAAATATTCCGAAGATGAAATTCGAGAAGTTTATGAAAATACACATTTAATGCAAACGAAACTTGCTATTCTTAGACAAGAAGAGAAATCGCTGAGGGAAAAAAGAGATGAACTTGAACGAAGGTTAATTGGGTTATCACATACTATCAACCGAGCTGAAAATTTAGCAGGTAAAATTGCTGTTATTTTAAATTATTTACAGGATGATTTTCGTCAAGTTAATGAAATGATCGAAAACGCCAAAGAAAAGCAAGAATTTGGCTTGAAGATAATTGAAGCGCAAGAAGAAGAGCGAAGGAAGCTATCAAGAGAGATTCATGATGGTCCTGCACAAATGCTAGCGAATATGTTACTTCGATCAGAAATACTAGAGAGAACAATAAAAAAAGGAACACATGAGCAAGCAATTGAGGAGATTCGTAGTGTTCGTACAATGGTTCGATCTTCATTATATGAAGTTAGAAGAATCATTTACGACCTTCGTCCAATGGCACTAGACGATTTAGGACTTATACCTACGATTAGAAAATATGTAGAAAGTATTTCAGAATATCATTCAATCACAATAAACTTTAATGTTATTGGCGAAGAAAAACGATTGAACCAAAAGTATGAAATTGCTCTGTTTCGATTGATGCAAGAATCGATTCAAAATGCGATTAAACATAGTGAAGCTGCATTAATTCAAGTTAAATTAGAGATTCGTAGAGAAGATTTAACATTGATAGTGAAAGATGAAGGAAAAGGTTTTGATCAAAATGAAAAAAATGACAAATCCTTTGGTCTTATTGGGATGAGAGAAAGAGTAGAGATGCTTGAGGGAGAATTAAATATAAAATCTACAATAGGAAAAGGAACATCTATAATAATTAAAGTTCCATATTCGCCAAGTTAA
- a CDS encoding TasA family protein produces MKQYKQKLLIGVTAGMIGMGFVGGGTFAFFSDTETTQNSFVSGTLDLELQSPDKSGELDISLEDIKPGDKETYFINLHNAGSLTFRDVLLTSSYSINDKNKDNNKANFADHILVKITNKDSDEVLSEYIPISELKDVILTEGQVSESTTQLQFDFWFKDNGGDQNMFQGDELKFDLIFHASQEEAE; encoded by the coding sequence ATGAAGCAATACAAGCAAAAACTTTTAATTGGTGTCACTGCAGGAATGATTGGAATGGGATTTGTAGGTGGTGGGACGTTTGCCTTTTTTAGTGATACGGAAACCACTCAAAATTCATTTGTCTCAGGAACACTGGATTTAGAATTACAATCACCAGATAAATCAGGTGAACTCGATATATCCTTAGAAGATATAAAACCTGGGGATAAGGAAACATATTTTATTAATCTGCATAATGCAGGATCGCTTACGTTTAGAGATGTGCTTCTAACTTCTTCTTATTCTATTAATGATAAAAATAAAGATAATAATAAAGCTAATTTTGCAGATCATATTTTAGTCAAAATAACTAATAAAGACTCAGATGAAGTTTTATCTGAGTATATTCCAATAAGTGAATTAAAAGATGTGATTCTCACCGAAGGCCAAGTGTCTGAATCTACAACACAACTACAATTTGATTTCTGGTTTAAAGACAATGGTGGCGATCAAAATATGTTTCAAGGTGATGAATTGAAATTCGACCTAATCTTCCATGCAAGTCAAGAGGAAGCAGAGTAA
- a CDS encoding response regulator, which yields MITEKEVRIVLIDDHKLFREGVKRILDFEPSFEVVAEGDDGSMASKLVKENAPDVVLMDINMPEINGVQATADLVRYFPNSKVIILSIHDDESYVTHALKTGAQGYLLKEMDSDALIDAIKVVSEGGSYLHPRVTHNLVKEYRRLAKENSSSIADKGIEYRKPLHLLTKRECQVLQLLADGKSNRAVAETLYISEKTVKNHVSNILQKMNVNDRTQAVVSAIRKGWVEVI from the coding sequence ATGATTACAGAGAAAGAAGTAAGAATTGTATTAATTGATGATCATAAGTTGTTTCGAGAAGGTGTAAAAAGAATACTAGATTTTGAACCGTCATTTGAAGTAGTAGCTGAGGGTGATGATGGTTCTATGGCATCTAAGCTTGTAAAAGAAAACGCGCCAGATGTTGTACTTATGGATATTAATATGCCTGAGATTAATGGGGTTCAGGCTACTGCAGATTTAGTAAGATACTTTCCGAATTCAAAGGTTATTATTTTATCGATTCATGATGACGAAAGTTATGTTACGCACGCATTAAAAACTGGAGCTCAAGGATACTTATTGAAAGAGATGGATTCAGATGCTTTAATTGATGCAATTAAAGTAGTAAGCGAGGGTGGATCATACTTACATCCGCGTGTTACACATAATTTAGTAAAAGAATATCGACGCTTGGCTAAAGAAAATTCTTCCAGTATTGCGGATAAAGGAATTGAATATCGAAAGCCGTTACACTTACTTACAAAAAGAGAATGTCAAGTACTGCAATTGCTAGCTGACGGAAAGAGTAATCGAGCAGTAGCAGAGACACTATATATTAGTGAAAAAACAGTAAAAAACCATGTAAGTAATATTCTACAAAAAATGAACGTTAATGATCGAACACAAGCTGTAGTATCTGCTATCCGTAAAGGATGGGTAGAAGTAATTTAA
- a CDS encoding DegV family protein — translation MKIAVMSDSTAYISREDREKYNIHMVPLSVIFDDASYQEEIDITTEEFYKKMKITKELPSTSQPSIGYVTKKLESLAEDFDAVISIHLSSGISGTYQTVTSAGEMVEGIKVITFDSEISCMVQGFYAIEAAKLAKEGKSVNEIIDRLYEMKQSVRAYFMVDDLTNLQRGGRLSGAQALIGSLLQVKPVLHFQDKLIVPFEKIRTRKKAIHRIMGMLDDDAESNDLRVVFIHGNDEASAIQLERQFKEKYPNAETSISYFGPVIGTHLGEGAVGVGWYKK, via the coding sequence ATGAAGATAGCTGTCATGTCAGATAGTACGGCTTATATCTCGAGGGAAGATAGAGAAAAATATAATATACATATGGTACCACTAAGCGTTATTTTTGATGACGCTTCATATCAAGAAGAAATTGATATAACGACAGAAGAATTCTATAAAAAAATGAAAATAACAAAAGAACTTCCAAGTACTTCCCAACCTTCCATTGGCTATGTAACCAAGAAGCTTGAATCATTAGCAGAGGATTTCGATGCAGTTATTTCTATTCATTTATCTAGTGGAATTAGTGGCACTTATCAAACTGTCACAAGTGCAGGGGAAATGGTTGAAGGGATCAAAGTAATTACCTTTGATTCAGAAATAAGTTGTATGGTTCAAGGATTTTATGCCATAGAGGCTGCTAAATTAGCAAAAGAAGGAAAATCAGTGAATGAAATTATAGATCGTTTATATGAAATGAAGCAATCTGTACGTGCTTACTTTATGGTAGATGATTTAACAAATTTACAACGTGGAGGAAGGCTATCAGGTGCACAAGCGTTAATTGGAAGTCTGTTGCAAGTAAAGCCAGTTCTTCATTTCCAGGACAAGCTAATTGTTCCTTTTGAAAAAATTCGAACTAGAAAGAAAGCTATTCATCGTATTATGGGAATGCTAGATGATGATGCTGAAAGCAATGATTTACGAGTTGTGTTTATCCATGGAAATGATGAAGCGTCTGCAATACAATTAGAACGACAATTTAAAGAAAAATATCCAAATGCAGAAACTTCTATTAGTTATTTTGGTCCTGTAATCGGTACTCACCTTGGAGAAGGTGCAGTAGGTGTTGGATGGTATAAAAAATAA